A section of the Centroberyx gerrardi isolate f3 chromosome 8, fCenGer3.hap1.cur.20231027, whole genome shotgun sequence genome encodes:
- the LOC139910431 gene encoding alpha-N-acetylneuraminate alpha-2,8-sialyltransferase ST8SIA3-like, which translates to MVRIANALGLVILSVALLILSLISYVSLRKDSFFTSSKYDMGGPRIMFHAGFRSQFAMNFLDPSFIPLTNALNEELQGKPSRWKFNRTAFYQQRKEIFNYIDIANNFSLTKSGVRVGQLMHFDYSSHKYVFSISNNFKSLLPDTSPIINKHYNVCAVVGNSGILTGSRCGTEIDQADFVFRCNFAPTEVYYKDVGRKTNMTTFNPSILERYYNNLLTIQDRNNFFLNLKKLEGAILWIPAFFLHTSATVTRTLVDFFVEHKGQLKIELAWPGNIMQDVNKYWKTKNLSPKRLSTGILMYTLASAMCEEIHLYGFWPFGWDPNTGKELPYHYYDKKGTKFTTKWQETHQLPSEFKLLYKMHGDGVTKLSLSHCA; encoded by the exons ATGGTCCGCATCGCAAACGCCCTGGGTTTGGTTATTCTAAGCGTCGCTCTCCTCATCCTGTCGCTGATTAGTTATGTATCGCTCAGAAAGGACagcttcttcacctcctctaaaTATGACATGGGGGGTCCGAGGATCATGTTCCATGCTGGATTTCG GTCTCAGTTTGCCATGAATTTCCTGGACCCGTCCTTCATCCCGTTAACGAACGCCCTGAACGAAGAGCTGCAAGGGAAACCTTCCAGATGGAAATTCAATAGGACCGCTTTTTATCAGCAAAG GAAAGAGATCTTCAACTACATTGACATCGCCAACAACTTCTCCCTCACCAAGAGCGGCGTGCGCGTGGGCCAGCTGATGCACTTTGACTACTCCAGCCACAAGTATGTCTTCTCCATCAGCAACAACTTCAAGTCCCTGCTCCCAGACACCTCTCCCATTATCAACAAGCATTACAACGTGTGCGCCGTGGTGGGCAACAGCGGCATCCTGACAGGCAGCCGCTGCGGCACTGAGATCGACCAGGCCGACTTTGTCTTCCGCTGCAACTTTGCGCCCACGGAGGTCTACTACAAGGACGTGGGCAGGAAGACCAACATGACCACCTTTAACCCCAGCATCCTGGAGAGGTACTACAATAACTTGCTGACCATTCAAGACAGGAATAACTTCTTCCTCAACCTGAAGAAGCTGGAGGGAGCCATCCTGTGGATCCCCGCCTTCTTTCTCCACACCTCAGCCACAGTAACCAGGACCCTGGTGGACTTCTTTGTAGAGCACAAGGGCCAACTGAAGATCGAGCTGGCCTGGCCGGGCAACATCATGCAGGATGTCAACAA ATACTGGAAGACTAAAAACCTATCTCCCAAACGGCTCAGCACTGGAATCCTCATGTACACTCTAGCCTCCGCCATGTGCGAGGAGATCCACCTCTACGGCTTCTGGCCCTTCGGCTGGGACCCCAACACGGGCAAAGAGCTGCCCTACCACTACTACGACAAGAAAGGGACCAAATTCACCACCAAGTGGCAGGAGACCCACCAGCTGCCCAGCGAGTTCAAGCTGCTCTACAAGATGCACGGGGACGGCGTGACCAAACTCAGCCTGTCACACTGCGCTTAG
- the LOC139910382 gene encoding ras-related protein Rab-27B-like translates to MAEGEYDYLIKLLALGDSGVGKTTFLYRYTDNKFNRKFTTTVGIDFREKRVMYTGTGADGTTERNFRVHLQLWDTAGQERFRSLTTAFFRDAMGFLLMFDLTNQQSFLNVRNWMSQLQANAYCDSPDIVLVGTKADLQDLRDVHARQAKDLADRYGIPYFETSAATGAEVDKAVTTLLDLVMKRMEQSTDGGHGCEPNGSPVASQGVEEAPVRRRCAC, encoded by the exons ATGGCCGAAGGGGAGTATGACTATCTGATCAAGCTGCTGGCGCTGGGGGATTCGGGAGTGGGAAAGACCACCTTCCTCTACAGGTACACCGACAACAAGTTCAACCGCAAGTTCACCACCACAGTGGGGATTGACTTCAGGGAAAAGAGAGTG ATGTACACGGGGACGGGTGCTGATGGGACCACCGAGAGGAACTTCAGAGTCCACCTTCAGCTCTGGGACACAGCGGGACAGGAGAG GTTCCGCAGCCTCACTACAGCTTTCTTCAGAGACGCTATGGGCTTTCTGCTGATGTTCGACTTGACCAATCAGCAAAGCTTCCTCAACGTCAGGAACTGGATGA GTCAGCTACAGGCCAACGCATACTGTGACAGCCCAGACATAGTGCTGGTGGGCACCAAGGCAGACCTCCAGGACCTGAGGGATGTTCATGCCAGGCAGGCCAAAGATCTGGCAGACAGATATGG gATCCCCTACTTTGAGACGAGTGCGGCCACAGGTGCTGAGGTGGACAAGGCGGTGACGACCCTGCTGGACCTGGTGATGAAGCGGATGGAGCAGAGCACCGATGGGGGGCACGGCTGCGAGCCTAACGGCAGCCCCGTCGCTAGCCAGGGGGTGGAGGAGGCCCCCGTCAGGAGGAGGTGCGCCTGCTGA